DNA from Acidimicrobiales bacterium:
GAGCAGCTCGACGAGCACCGGGTCGTCGTGCCAGCGCTCGATGAAGGTGCAGGCGATGCCGTGCGCCGCGGCTCGCCGCTCCGCCCGCTCCAGGTACTCCCCAACGCTGCGGGGCGAGTAGTGCGGCGCGAGCACGAGGCCGACGAGCTCGCCGATGCCCGCGGCGGCGATCTCGTCGAGCGCGTCCTCGATGCGCGGCGGCGCGTGCTTCGCGCCGAAGAACACGCGAAAGCGCGCCGGGGCGAGGCGCTCGAGGGCCGCCGCGAGCGCGCCGACCTGCTCGGCCGTACGGCGCGCCAGTGGCGACGTCCCGCCGATCGCCGCGTAGCGCCGCTCGAGCTCGGCGAGCTGCTCGGGCGAGGGGGGTCGCCCCCGGCGGATGTCGGTGTAGTAGGCGGGGAGCTCGTCGAGGCTCGTCGGCGAGCCGTAGGCCATGGCGAGGACCGCGGTCGTCACGGCGCGTCCGTTCGCCCGGCCGGGCCGCGCCCGTGTGCGTGCACGAGGTCGACGAGGCGGGCGAGCACGTCGGGGTCGGTCTCGGGCAGGACGCCGTGGCCGAGGTTGAAGACGTGGCCGGGCAGCCCGGCCGCGTCCTCGAGCACGCGTGTCGCCTCGGCGAGCGCCGGGCCCGCGCCCGCGGCGCACAGCGCCGGGTCGAGGTTGCCCTGCAGGGCGACGGGTCGGCCGATCCGGCGGGCCGCCACGGGCAGCGGTGTCCGCCAGTCGACCCCGACGACGTCGGGCCCGGCCTCCGCCATGAGGTCGAGGAGCTCGGCCGTGCCGACGCCGAAGTGGATGCGCGGCACGCGAAGCGGGGCGAGGCCCTCGAGGACCCGACGGGAGGCGGGCAGGACGTAGCGTTCGTAGTCGCGCCTCGAGAGCGCGCCGGCCCAGGAGTCGAAGAGCTGCACGGCGCTCGCTCCCGCCTCGACCTGGGCCGACAGGAACGCGAGGGCGCTCTGCGCGAGCCGCTCGACGAGGGCGAACCACAGTGCCTCGTCGCCGTGCATCAGCGCCTTCGTGCGCACGAAGGTGCGAGAGGGACCGCCCTCGACGAGGTAGCACGCGAGGGTGAAGGGCGCGCCGGCGAAGCCGATGAGGGGCACCTCGAGCTCGCCCGCGAGCTGGCGGACCGTCTCGAGGACGTAGGGGACGTCGAGCTCGGGCTCGAGCGGGCGCAGGCGGGCGACGTCCGCGGCCGAGCGGATGGGGGACGCGATCACCGGGCCGGTGCCGGGGACCACGTCGAGGTCGACGCCGACGGCGGCGAGCGGCACGACGATGTCGCTGAACAGGATCGCCGCGTCGACCCCGTAGCGGCGGACGGGCTGGAGCGTGAGCTCGCTCGCGAGCGCGGGGTCGCGCACGGCCTCGAGGACGGAGCGCTCGCCGCGCAGCGCCCGGTACTCGGGCAGCGAGCGGCCGGCCTGGCGCATGAACCAGACCGGCGTCGTGTCGACCGGCTGCAGGCGGCAGGCGCGCAGGAAGCTCGAGTCCTCGAGCGGCACGTCACGACCCTAGCCCTGCCGGCCCCCCGCCTCGGAGGCGCCCGTTTGGTGCCGGCGGGCGGCGGTCGGCTAAGAAGTAGGGCCGTGGCGCACGTCACGGCCCTCGAACAGCCGCTGCCGCCTGGCCCCACCCACGCCAGGCGCCCGCAGCTGCTCGCCGTGGGCGTCATGATCTGGCTCGGCTCCGAGTTCATGTTCTTCAGCGGCCTGTTCGCCGCGTTCTTCACCATCCGGTCGCACGCGACCGTCTGGCCGCCGCCGGGCACGAAGCTCGACACCTACCAGGCCCTCGCCTTCACGGTCGTGCTGCTCGCCTCGAGCCCGACGATGCAGCTCGGCGTGTGGGCCCAGGAGCGCGGCGAGCGCGCCAAGGCGCGCTTTTGGATCGTCACGAGCTTCGTCCTCGGCCTCGCCTTCCTCGCCAACCAGGCCTACGAGTGGAAGACGCTCCCCTTCCGGCCGCGCACCAACGCCTACGGGTCGCTCTTCTACATCATGTCCGGCCTGCACGGCCTGCACGTCCTGCTGGGCCTCGTGGCGATGCTCGCACTCCTCGGGCGCATGGCGGGCCCGAGGGGAGACGCCGGCGAGACGCCGGTCTTCCAGGCGGTGAGCTACTACTGGCACTTCGTCGACATCATCTGGATCGGGCTGTTCAGCGCCCTGTTCCTCCTCTCCTAGCCGGTGCGCCGCGTCCTCCCGCCCGTCGTGCTCGTCGCCTTCGTCGTGGCGCTCGGCCTGGTCCTCTTCGCGCCGGCGCCGCGGCAGGCGCGTCCGCTCGGGCGCGTCACGCTCGCGGACGCCACCTCCCAGAACCAGGCGGCGAGCGTCGCCGAGGGCCGGACGCTCTTCGAGCAGTCCTGCTCGAGCTGTCACGGCAGCGAGGCGCAGGGCAGCGCCCTCGCGCCCAACCTGCGCGGCCTCGGCGCGGCGACCGTCGACCTGTGGGTCTCCTCGGGCTGGATGCCGCTCGCCAACCCGACGGCCCAGCCCATCAAGAAGCCGCCGGTGTTCGACCGCCAGCAGACCCTCGCCATCGCCGACTTCGTCGAGTCGCTCGGCGGCGGCCCCAGGGTGCCGTCGGTCAACCTGCGCAACGCGAACGTGAGCGCGGGCTTCAGCGTCTTCGCCCTGAACTGCGCGCCCTGCCACACGATCACCGGTGCCGGCGACGCCCTCTCCAACGGAATCAGCGCTCCCTCGCTCCACGACGTGACGGCGACCCAGGTCGCCGAGGCGGTGCGCACGGGGCCGGCGAACATGCCCCGCTTCAGCCCCGACCAGATCTCCAACGCCCAGCTCGCGGACCTCATCGCCTACGTCACGCGCGGCATCCAGCACCCGGCTGCCCCCGGCGGCCTCTCGCTC
Protein-coding regions in this window:
- the hemE gene encoding uroporphyrinogen decarboxylase, whose amino-acid sequence is MPLEDSSFLRACRLQPVDTTPVWFMRQAGRSLPEYRALRGERSVLEAVRDPALASELTLQPVRRYGVDAAILFSDIVVPLAAVGVDLDVVPGTGPVIASPIRSAADVARLRPLEPELDVPYVLETVRQLAGELEVPLIGFAGAPFTLACYLVEGGPSRTFVRTKALMHGDEALWFALVERLAQSALAFLSAQVEAGASAVQLFDSWAGALSRRDYERYVLPASRRVLEGLAPLRVPRIHFGVGTAELLDLMAEAGPDVVGVDWRTPLPVAARRIGRPVALQGNLDPALCAAGAGPALAEATRVLEDAAGLPGHVFNLGHGVLPETDPDVLARLVDLVHAHGRGPAGRTDAP
- a CDS encoding heme-copper oxidase subunit III — encoded protein: MAHVTALEQPLPPGPTHARRPQLLAVGVMIWLGSEFMFFSGLFAAFFTIRSHATVWPPPGTKLDTYQALAFTVVLLASSPTMQLGVWAQERGERAKARFWIVTSFVLGLAFLANQAYEWKTLPFRPRTNAYGSLFYIMSGLHGLHVLLGLVAMLALLGRMAGPRGDAGETPVFQAVSYYWHFVDIIWIGLFSALFLLS
- a CDS encoding c-type cytochrome, with product MRRVLPPVVLVAFVVALGLVLFAPAPRQARPLGRVTLADATSQNQAASVAEGRTLFEQSCSSCHGSEAQGSALAPNLRGLGAATVDLWVSSGWMPLANPTAQPIKKPPVFDRQQTLAIADFVESLGGGPRVPSVNLRNANVSAGFSVFALNCAPCHTITGAGDALSNGISAPSLHDVTATQVAEAVRTGPANMPRFSPDQISNAQLADLIAYVTRGIQHPAAPGGLSLGGVGPVAEGFVGLFVGVGVCLLFALWIGDRSEREEAGAGTHEEGAHA